The proteins below come from a single Metarhizium brunneum chromosome 1, complete sequence genomic window:
- the Fbxl2 gene encoding F-box/LRR-repeat protein 2: MAVIDRGVVTSVPMSNGDATPTSPGTPVNGKGRKRLLRGLQRISSSPSLNSLRRSRSASSPYSTRGTLSCVSLAAVGPPQTPSSARSSTPQPSPLGLPSASISLSPTSTHEFPLYDNIEGHLSVRKVDNIDQNGPPATATVPAGLGFAKQDGLAKALAAAKAPPKPAFPFWEKMPHELRVQIFSFLRPKELVQASRVSKSFYRFCFDGQLWTSLDASEFYQDIPAESLARIIVAAGPFIKDLNLRGCVQVEHYKRTEVIVKACRNLMNATLEGCRNFQKTTLHTLLRTNDKLVHLNLTGLSAVSNTSCRIIAESCPQLETFNVSWCDKVEAKGIKAIIQSCPKLRDLRAGEVRGFDDISTAETIYTTKNLERLVLCGCVELTDDALKVMMQGIDPEIDILTERPIVPPRKLRHLDLSRCNRLSSAGVKAIGYAVPELEGLQLSGCKTLTDAALEPILASTPRLTHLELEDLEELTNALMSEHLAKAPCAETLQHLSISYCENISDVGMLPVLQKCLRLTSIDMDNTRISDLSLAEAAAMVNKRSKRSLKASDRPQVTLQMVVYDCQNVTWAGIREVLFRNAQIRPAAGEPGKVTYPTEIIGLKCFYGFQMTVDEHQTRVLRGDLLSAARLERKWADYMQANEEAGMGGAGHRRRRRRAREAHAQHMNEEDGGIVGRRRARTMGACSVM; the protein is encoded by the coding sequence ATGGCCGTCATTGACAGAGGCGTCGTTACTTCGGTCCCAATGTCGAATGGCGATGCCACCCCCACATCCCCCGGCACACCTGTCAATGGGAAAGGCCGTAAACGACTGCTTCGCGGACTGCAACGAATATCCTCGTCCCCGTCGTTGAACAGCCTGCGTCGCTCGAGGTCGGCCAGCAGCCCGTACAGCACTCGAGGCACGCTTTCTTGTGTTAGTCTAGCTGCTGTCGGGCCTCCCCAGACTCCGTCCAGTGCCAGGTCGTCTACTCCTCAACCGTCACCGCTTGGCCTGCCGAGCGCCTCGATTTCGCTTTCGCCGACATCAACCCACGAGTTTCCCTTATACGACAATATCGAAGGCCACCTTTCTGTCCGCAAGGTCGACAACATTGACCAAAATGGGCCACCCGCGACGGCGACCGTTCCTGCTGGTCTTGGATTCGCCAAGCAAGATGGGCTAGCCAAAGCGCTGGCAGCGGCAAAAGCACCTCCCAAGCCCGCGTTTCCGTTCTGGGAAAAGATGCCACACGAGCTCCGCGTCCAAATCTTCTCGTTTCTTCGGCCGAAAGAACTTGTTCAAGCTTCGAGAGTGAGCAAGTCCTTCTATAGGTTTTGCTTTGATGGACAGCTTTGGACGTCGCTCGATGCTTCTGAATTCTACCAGGACATTCCGGCTGAGTCACTTGCCAGAATTATCGTGGCCGCTGGCCCATTTATCAAGGACTTGAATCTTCGAGGTTGTGTGCAGGTAGAGCACTATAAGCGCACAGAAGTCATTGTCAAAGCTTGCAGGAACTTGATGAATGCCACGTTGGAGGGCTGCCGAAACTTTCAAAAGACTACTCTGCACACTCTATTGAGGACTAATGATAAGCTAGTTCATCTCAACTTGACAGGCTTGTCTGCCGTGTCAAACACGTCTTGCAGAATCATCGCCGAGTCATGTCCACAGCTAGAAACATTCAACGTGTCCTGGTGCGACAAGGTCGAGGCTAAAGGGATCAAGGCCATTATTCAATCATGCCCCAAACTGAGAGACCTGAGGGCTGGCGAAGTCCGGGGCTTCGATGATATTTCGACTGCCGAGACTATTTACACTACCAAGAATCTTGAGCGTCTAGTCCTTTGCGGATGTGTCGAGCTGACCGACGACGCCCTCAAGGTCATGATGCAGGGCATTGACCCAGAAATCGATATTCTGACCGAGAGGCCTATTGTTCCACCACGAAAGTTGAGACATCTCGACCTGAGTCGATGCAACCGCCTGTCCAGCGCCGGCGTCAAAGCTATCGGCTACGCAGTCCCCGAGCTAGAGGGCCTTCAGCTTTCTGGGTGCAAAACGCTCACTGATGCTGCACTTGAGCCCATTCTTGCATCTACACCCCGGCTTACACATCTTGAGCTGGAGGATCTCGAAGAGCTTACGAACGCCCTCATGTCTGAGCACCTTGCCAAGGCTCCCTGTGCAGAAACCTTGCAGCATCTCTCAATAAGCTACTGCGAAAATATCAGCGATGTTGGCATGTTACCCGTGCTACAGAAATGTCTACGCCTGACAAGCATTGACATGGACAATACACGAATCAGCGATCTCTCCCTAGCAGAGGCCGCAGCCATGGTTAACAAGCGTTCAAAGAGGTCGCTCAAAGCAAGCGACCGGCCACAGGTTACTCTACAGATGGTCGTGTACGATTGCCAAAATGTGACTTGGGCTGGCATCCGAGAAGTTCTGTTTCGAAATGCTCAAATCAGGCCAGCGGCCGGGGAGCCAGGAAAAGTGACATATCCTACAGAGATCATTGGCCTCAAGTGCTTCTACGGCTTTCAGATGACCGTCGACGAGCACCAGACGCGTGTACTACGAGGAGACCTCTTATCCGCCGCCAGGCTGGAGAGAAAATGGGCAGACTACATGCAAGCCAACGAGGAGGCTGGAATGGGAGGTGCAGgacaccgacgacgacgacgtcgggcTAGAGAAGCTCATGCCCAGCATAtgaatgaagaagacggcggcattgtgggccgtcgacgagcaCGAACTATGGGAGCATGTTCGGTGATGTAA